ACCTCGCCGGGCGTGGTGGGGAACGTCTGCTCGATGCCGCCGTCGGACGAGGTGTAGTTGGCCAGGTCGATGTTGTAGAGCCCATCGAGGGCGTAGCCGGTGAACCACTCGACGCCCGAGGCGAAGGTCGTCCAGCCGGGGATCGCGGTCGAGCCGCCGGGCAGGGTGGTCCAACTCCCGAACGGACTGGCGGGTTCGAAGGAGCCGTTGACGATCTGGGCCCGGCCGGGCGCAGCGCCGGCGACCGCCATCACGATCACGAGGCAAGCCAACAAGCAACGACGCATGGGGATCTCCCTCTCAATGGTGTTGGGGGTGGCGGAGCTTCGCCACCAAGTCCCAGGATGTCGCACCAGCATACACGACGACTTCCTGATTGTATATCAAATTAGTATGGTATTAACTGATTGATGCGATAACAGGTTTGCGGTTGGAACATTTCGCGGGAACCTGCGTCGAATCCCGATCGACCACCCGTTCCGGCAAGGAGACGCCGCCATGACGCTGCGACAGACGACCCTCGTGCTGTTGGCGATGTGCGCCGTCGCTGCGCCCTGCCGGGCCGAGGAAGTCGCCGCAGGGATCCATCTGCTGCCGGGCCGCTTCGTCCGGGGCAGCCAGCCCGACGGCAACACCGTGATCCTGGAGGCTCCCGCGGGGCTGATCGTGGTGGACACCGGCCGGCATCCCGCTCACGCGCAGGCCATCCTCGACTTCGCGGCGCGCTTGCAAGCGCCCGTCGCCGCGATCGTGAACACCCACTGGCACCTCGACCACCTCGGCGGGAACCCGCGCGTGCGGCGCGCCCATCCGGGCGTGCGCGTCTGGGCCAGCGACGCCCTCGCCGGCGCGAGGACGGGCTTCCTGGCGGACTACCGCGCCCACCTGGAGGGCGCGCTCGCGCGGGCGGACCTCGACACGCTCGCCGCGGCGACCATGCGCGCCGAGCTGGCCATCCTGGACGAGGGCGACGCCCTGGCGCCCGACGAGATCGTGGCCGCGCCGGGCGCGCGCACGATCGCCGGACGCGATCTCGTGCTGGGTCTGGAAACGCGGGCCGTCACCGCCGGCGACGTCTGGCTCTTCGATCCCGCCACGCGCGTGCTGGTCGCGGGCGACCTGGTGACCCTGCCCGTCCCGCTGCCGGACACGGCCTATCCCCGCCGCTGGCAAGCCGCGCTGGCGCGCCTGGACGAAGTCGATTTCACGCTGCTGGTCCCGGGCCACGGCCCGGTCATGACCCGCGAAGACTTCGCGC
The sequence above is a segment of the bacterium genome. Coding sequences within it:
- a CDS encoding MBL fold metallo-hydrolase, whose protein sequence is MTLRQTTLVLLAMCAVAAPCRAEEVAAGIHLLPGRFVRGSQPDGNTVILEAPAGLIVVDTGRHPAHAQAILDFAARLQAPVAAIVNTHWHLDHLGGNPRVRRAHPGVRVWASDALAGARTGFLADYRAHLEGALARADLDTLAAATMRAELAILDEGDALAPDEIVAAPGARTIAGRDLVLGLETRAVTAGDVWLFDPATRVLVAGDLVTLPVPLPDTAYPRRWQAALARLDEVDFTLLVPGHGPVMTREDFARYRTAFGNLLDRAAADSSSTACAREDENPS